DNA sequence from the Asticcacaulis sp. AND118 genome:
CGAAGGCGTGCTAGGCCTCAAATACCGCCTCAAGGGCCGCTTCGGCACGCCGCAGGCCGAGATCAACCCCTTCTCGCTGGTGCTGCCGGGCTTCCTGCGCCGTATTCTGGACGAGAAGCGCGAAGACCCGCTGCCGCCGGTGGATGTAACGAGCCAACGTAAGAGTTAAGGTTTGCGGGGCCGCAGGCCCCACACCCCCTCACTGGGCGCAAAATGAAAGGCCGGAGTCAGATAAACTCCGGCTTTTCCGTGTGTCGGTTATGGGGTTTGGGGCCTGCGGCCCCAAGACCTTTACCTCTTAAACCGGCTTTACCAGCACGATCTTCTTCTTGCCCTGAGCGACCTTGATCACCCCATCGGCATTGAGATCGCTCAAGCTTACGTTCTGGTTGCCGTCGGTGACGGCTGCGTCGTTAACGCGCAGACCACCGCCCTGGGCCAGACGGCGGGCTTCGCCGTTCGACTGGGTGAGGCCGATCCGGGTGGTCAGGGCCGCCAGCATGATGCCGGCCTCAAGCTCGGCGCGCGGGACTTCGACGGTCGGCAGGTCGGCCGACAGCACGCCCTGCTCGAAGGCCTTTTGCGCCGTGTCGCGGGCGGTAGAGGCCGCGGCTTCGCCGTGAACCATGCGCGTGGCGGCGTCGGCGAGGATCTTCTTGGCCTCGTTGATCTCGGCCCCTTGCAGGGCTTCGAGGCGGCGGATTTCGTCCATGGCTAAGTCGGTGAACAGCCGCATGAACTTGCCGACATCGGCGTCTTCGGTGTTGCGCCAGTATTGCCAGTAGTCGTAGGGGCTGAGCGCGTCGGCATTGAGCCACACCGCACCGCCGACCGTCTTGCCCATCTTGGCGCCGGACGCGGTGGTCAGCAGCGGCGTGGTCAGGCCGAAGGCGGCCTTTTGATTAAGGCGGCGCGTCAGTTCGACGCCGTTGACGATATTGCCCCACTGGTCCGAACCGCCCATTTGCAGCACGCAATTATAGGCGTTGTTCAGTTCGCGGAAATCCACGGCCTGCATCAGCATGTAGTTGAATTCGAGGAAGGTCATCGGCTGTTCACGCTCCAGGCGCAGCTTGACCGAATCGAAGGTCAACATGCGGTTGATGGTGAAGTGTGTGCCGAAGGTGCGCAGGAATTCGATATAGCCGAAGCCCGACAGCCAGTCGTCATTATTGACCATGATGGCGTCGGTCGCGCCTTCCCCGAAGGTCAGGAAGCTGTTGAACACCGACTTGATGCCGTTCATGTTCGACTGAATCTGTTCGTCGGTCAGAAGCGGGCGCTGGGTGTCCTTGAAGGTCGGGTCGCCGACCTTGGTCGTGCCGCCGCCCATCAGGACGATCGGCTTGTTGCCCGTCTTCTGGAGCCAGTAGAGCAGCATGATCTGCACCAGATGCCCGGCGTGCAAGGACGACGCCGTGGCATCATAGCCGATATAGCCCGTGATCGGCCCGGCGGAAGCCAGCGTATCGAGGGCTTCCGCGTCCGTGCACTGGTGGATGAAACCGCGCTCCGAGAGGACGTTGAGGAAATCGGATTTGAAGGTGGTCATGTCTCTAACATTGTTGCTGTCACGCGGGTTTGCGTGCAAGTTGCGTCTAACACGCGGCCCGCGCTTTACCATAGGCTTTTCGCATGAAAATCATCGGCTTTATGACCGGCACCTCGCTCGACGGCATCGATATGGCGGTGCTGGAAACCGACGGCGAGGCGCGACTGAGCTTCGGGCCGTTTTCTGAAAAGCCGATGCCTCCTGAGGTGCGCGCCGTGCTGGAGGCTGCGACGAAGGACGCGCTCGGCTGGGCGCGCGGGACGGCGGAACCGGAAAGCTTTGAGGTGGCGCGGCGGGCGATCGCTGATTATCATCTGGAGGCCCTGACCGCGTTTGTGAGCGAAAACGGCCTGAATCTGGGGGATTTCGACGCGCTGGGTGTACACGGCCAGACGGTGCTGCACGAACGCCCCAGGGACGGTGTGAAGGGCCGCACGGTGCAGTTGTTCGACGGGGCCTGGTTCGCCGAAAAGACCGGCCTGCCCGTGGTGTGTGACTTCCGCCGCGCCGACATCGAGGCGGGGGGTGAGGCCGCGCCTCTGGCCCCCGTCTATCACCGCGCGCTGGTGCAGGCGGCGGGATTGGAATTGCCTGTGGTCGTGGTCAATCTGGGCGGTGTCGCCAATATCACGGTGGTCACCGGGGACGGTCTGACGGCGCTCGATACCGGCCCGGCCAGCGGCCTTATGGACCAGTGGATGCGCCAGCATACCGGCCTCCTGTTCGACGAAAACGGCGCGGTGGCGGCCAGGGGGTCGGCGGACGGTCATGTCGTAGCGGACTATATCCGGCATCCCTATTTCCTTCAGGATGCCCCTAAGTCATTGGACCGCTACGATTTCACGCTGGACCCGATCTCCCATCTTGGCCTTGAAGACGGCATGGCGACCCTGTTGATGTTCACCGCGACAAGCCTGCGATTTGAAATTTTCAAATATGCCCAGAAGGCCAGTGCAATCATCCTCTGTGGGGGCGGGCGCAATAACATCCAACTGGTCAAGGTGCTGAAGCAGACCCTCTCGGACATAGCACCTGTGCGGATCGCCGAAGAACTGGGCTGGCGCGGCGGGGCTATCGAGGCCGAAGCCTTTGCCTATATGGCCGCGCGATCGCTGAAGGGATTGCCGATTTCCTTCCCCGGCACGACGGGGGTGAAGGCACCGCTGACCGGCGGGGTGGTCTATCGGCCCGATCCTTCTTTGCGCCGCAGCGCCTGAAGGGGCTCCACAGATGATGCCCGCAAGCGGCTCACAGATATTCATTGGGATGTACGACCGCGCCAACCGCTCAAACCATCTGTGTGATCGCCTGAAAAGGCGATCATCTGTGTCATCTGCGGTAAATAAAGAGGGATGCAGCGCGCCTGGAGCTATTCCATTTTCACTGGAAGCGTGCGGGCTCAGGATCTTCGAGATTGGATTTTTAACCACGGAAAACACAGAAAGCACGGACTCTGAGCACTTCAAAATGCCCGCGCCTGACCGGCGCATTAAGTCGATGAGGTGAGCTGAACATTTCGGCGCTTCGCGCGACCCCGGCCACGCAATGACGTCCGTGCTTTCTGTGTTTTCCGTGGTCAAAATCAAAGTCACACGGCCAAAGAAAAAGGGACGCCGAAGCGTCCCCCGAATTT
Encoded proteins:
- the tyrS gene encoding tyrosine--tRNA ligase; translation: MTTFKSDFLNVLSERGFIHQCTDAEALDTLASAGPITGYIGYDATASSLHAGHLVQIMLLYWLQKTGNKPIVLMGGGTTKVGDPTFKDTQRPLLTDEQIQSNMNGIKSVFNSFLTFGEGATDAIMVNNDDWLSGFGYIEFLRTFGTHFTINRMLTFDSVKLRLEREQPMTFLEFNYMLMQAVDFRELNNAYNCVLQMGGSDQWGNIVNGVELTRRLNQKAAFGLTTPLLTTASGAKMGKTVGGAVWLNADALSPYDYWQYWRNTEDADVGKFMRLFTDLAMDEIRRLEALQGAEINEAKKILADAATRMVHGEAAASTARDTAQKAFEQGVLSADLPTVEVPRAELEAGIMLAALTTRIGLTQSNGEARRLAQGGGLRVNDAAVTDGNQNVSLSDLNADGVIKVAQGKKKIVLVKPV
- a CDS encoding anhydro-N-acetylmuramic acid kinase, which encodes MKIIGFMTGTSLDGIDMAVLETDGEARLSFGPFSEKPMPPEVRAVLEAATKDALGWARGTAEPESFEVARRAIADYHLEALTAFVSENGLNLGDFDALGVHGQTVLHERPRDGVKGRTVQLFDGAWFAEKTGLPVVCDFRRADIEAGGEAAPLAPVYHRALVQAAGLELPVVVVNLGGVANITVVTGDGLTALDTGPASGLMDQWMRQHTGLLFDENGAVAARGSADGHVVADYIRHPYFLQDAPKSLDRYDFTLDPISHLGLEDGMATLLMFTATSLRFEIFKYAQKASAIILCGGGRNNIQLVKVLKQTLSDIAPVRIAEELGWRGGAIEAEAFAYMAARSLKGLPISFPGTTGVKAPLTGGVVYRPDPSLRRSA